A stretch of the Desulfobotulus mexicanus genome encodes the following:
- a CDS encoding phosphatase PAP2 family protein, whose translation MLFIRPCSMVFLWLLIVIGVFCPVFTCASDGVMHDLLSDQRNYYSKDRLLRLGFAFSGGAILANTFFDEEIQSHYQDRMRSKKTDDFSKHARFFGERDYIIPISLALASLSLVEEDSLIGEFGSKTARSYFVGGIPVFAMQRITGAGRPEEHDHGSEWRPLDDSNGVSGHAFIGAVPFIVAARMNDNIFIRYALYAASLATPFSRVNDNAHFASQAVLGWYMAYEAVGAVHGRESNKSIAVAPVVDRDYYGLTVSVSWK comes from the coding sequence ATGTTGTTTATCAGACCATGCTCCATGGTTTTTCTTTGGCTGCTCATTGTAATCGGAGTTTTCTGCCCCGTTTTTACCTGTGCATCAGATGGTGTAATGCACGATCTCCTGAGTGATCAGCGCAACTATTACTCCAAAGACAGACTTCTTCGACTTGGTTTCGCTTTTAGTGGTGGTGCAATATTAGCAAATACATTTTTTGATGAAGAGATTCAAAGCCATTATCAGGATCGAATGAGAAGTAAGAAAACGGATGATTTTTCTAAGCATGCAAGATTTTTTGGGGAACGAGATTATATTATACCCATTTCTCTGGCTCTGGCGAGTCTGTCCCTTGTTGAAGAAGACTCCTTAATTGGAGAATTTGGCAGCAAGACAGCAAGATCATATTTTGTTGGCGGTATACCCGTGTTTGCAATGCAACGAATTACAGGTGCAGGCAGACCAGAAGAACACGATCACGGGTCTGAATGGCGTCCATTGGACGATTCAAACGGTGTAAGCGGACACGCCTTCATCGGTGCGGTCCCGTTTATTGTGGCGGCCAGAATGAATGATAATATATTTATCAGATATGCATTATATGCTGCTTCGCTGGCCACTCCCTTTTCAAGGGTCAATGATAATGCCCACTTTGCCTCTCAAGCTGTATTGGGATGGTATATGGCCTATGAAGCAGTTGGGGCCGTGCATGGAAGGGAAAGCAATAAGAGTATTGCAGTTGCCCCTGTTGTTGATCGGGATTATTATGGCCTGACAGTTTCTGTATCATGGAAGTGA
- a CDS encoding ABC-F family ATP-binding cassette domain-containing protein: protein MAALLTWKGLSKSYGEQLLFEDLQIAVAEGERLGLIGPNGSGKSTLLRIIGGVTSPDSGDALMQKGLKMAFLSQEDCFDEGLTIREVLEEVAAAGPEDPDAYGRIRRIMGEAGFPDLDAKVSTLSGGWRKRLSIVRELVRLPELLLLDEPTNHLDVEGILWLEERLRVADFAFITVSHDRRFLDRVCQRIVELGRYYPEGFFSAIGGYERFREHRNLFLQQQEEREARLENRMRRETEWLRRMPKARTTKAQYRIDAAGRLEDELAAVRFRNRQQTRVNIEFDSTNRKSKKLVEVFDLKGCVEGRDLFSHISLVLSPGMRLGLAGRNGAGKSTFMRMLAGELNPDSGEVRWAEGLSVVYFDQARENLDPNISLRQALCPDGDSVMYQGRNYHVASWASKFLFIPDQLHQPVAKLSGGEKARILLANLMRRPADVLLLDEPTNDLDIPSLEVLEDSLQEFPGAVVLVSHDRYLMDTVCQRVLGFDGEGNTGLFATMDQWLGDLKAKENPKEKKNGDKPAKKGKKKNSGKLSYKLQRELDSMEERILEAETELGDCNKRMLAPEVQADAEVLQALCTELEEAGRRVEALYARWEELEALREEAEGQGISG from the coding sequence ATGGCAGCATTGCTTACATGGAAAGGGCTTTCCAAAAGTTATGGGGAGCAGCTACTGTTTGAAGACCTTCAGATTGCCGTGGCAGAGGGAGAACGTCTTGGGCTGATTGGCCCCAACGGGTCCGGCAAAAGTACCCTGCTGAGGATTATCGGAGGTGTTACGAGTCCGGATTCAGGTGATGCCCTGATGCAAAAAGGCCTTAAAATGGCTTTTCTTTCCCAGGAGGATTGCTTTGATGAAGGGCTTACCATCAGAGAAGTGCTGGAAGAAGTCGCCGCCGCAGGTCCTGAAGACCCGGATGCCTATGGACGTATCCGGCGCATTATGGGAGAAGCCGGATTCCCCGATCTTGATGCCAAAGTATCAACCCTTTCCGGTGGATGGCGCAAGCGCCTTTCCATTGTCCGGGAGCTGGTGAGGCTTCCTGAGCTGCTGCTTCTGGATGAGCCCACCAACCATCTGGATGTGGAAGGTATTTTATGGCTGGAAGAGCGGCTGAGGGTTGCGGATTTTGCCTTTATAACCGTTTCCCATGATCGCCGTTTTCTGGACAGGGTCTGCCAGCGGATTGTGGAGCTGGGCCGTTATTATCCCGAGGGCTTTTTTTCCGCTATCGGCGGATATGAGCGTTTCCGGGAGCATAGAAATCTTTTTCTTCAGCAGCAGGAAGAAAGGGAAGCAAGGCTTGAAAACCGTATGCGAAGGGAAACGGAATGGCTGCGCCGTATGCCCAAGGCCAGAACCACCAAGGCCCAGTATCGCATTGATGCCGCAGGCAGGCTGGAAGACGAGCTGGCTGCCGTTCGTTTTCGGAACCGTCAGCAGACCCGTGTAAATATTGAATTTGACAGCACCAACCGCAAAAGCAAAAAGCTTGTGGAAGTGTTTGATCTAAAGGGTTGTGTGGAAGGCAGAGACCTTTTTTCCCATATATCCCTTGTTCTTTCACCGGGCATGCGTCTGGGCCTTGCGGGAAGAAACGGAGCGGGTAAATCCACCTTCATGCGCATGCTGGCAGGGGAGCTTAACCCTGACAGCGGAGAAGTCCGCTGGGCAGAGGGGCTTTCTGTGGTGTATTTTGATCAGGCCAGGGAAAATCTGGATCCGAATATCTCTTTAAGGCAGGCCCTGTGTCCGGACGGGGACAGTGTCATGTATCAGGGCCGTAATTATCATGTGGCAAGCTGGGCCTCAAAATTCCTTTTCATTCCAGACCAGCTGCATCAGCCGGTGGCTAAACTTTCCGGCGGAGAAAAGGCCAGAATTCTCCTTGCCAATCTTATGCGCCGTCCTGCTGATGTACTGCTTCTGGATGAGCCCACCAATGATCTGGATATTCCATCCCTTGAGGTACTGGAAGACAGTCTGCAGGAATTTCCCGGTGCTGTGGTTCTGGTATCCCATGACCGCTATCTCATGGATACTGTATGCCAGCGGGTGCTGGGTTTTGATGGTGAAGGTAATACCGGGCTTTTTGCCACCATGGACCAGTGGTTGGGCGATCTCAAGGCTAAGGAAAATCCAAAGGAGAAAAAAAACGGGGATAAGCCCGCCAAAAAGGGAAAAAAGAAAAACAGTGGTAAACTTTCTTACAAGCTTCAGCGGGAGCTGGACAGCATGGAAGAGAGGATTCTTGAGGCCGAAACAGAGCTTGGGGATTGCAATAAGCGTATGCTGGCTCCCGAGGTTCAGGCGGATGCAGAAGTTCTGCAGGCTTTATGCACGGAACTTGAAGAGGCAGGCCGCAGGGTGGAGGCCCTTTATGCAAGATGGGAGGAGCTGGAAGCCCTGCGGGAGGAGGCCGAAGGTCAGGGCATTTCCGGGTGA